A single region of the Maniola jurtina chromosome 6, ilManJurt1.1, whole genome shotgun sequence genome encodes:
- the LOC123866438 gene encoding uncharacterized protein LOC123866438: MIASLSKNSIKQYDVAIRRWVSFCRKNNIDIYEASTPMVIYFLTELFQLGLQYGSLNSHRSALSLILGSRVGSDDRITRLFKGFYRLRPPAPKYDITWDPAVVLEFLANWYPNNNLNLEYLTKKVVTLLMLVTAHRVQTIGKINLDNITINNNHQLISIKIHDLIKTSRPGSAQPYLNIPFYKDRPEICPAKTLVTYIDRTKPLRNNEKVLFISFKKPHKSVSTNTISRWIKDTLSVSGVDTSIFSAHSVRHAATSAAYRKGINIDTIRNTAGWNGNSRVFARFYHRDIQCNQSNQFALSILNTEAD, from the coding sequence atgatagcTTCCCTgtcaaaaaattcaataaaacaatATGACGTCGCTATAAGACGTTGGGTAAGCTTTTGTAGAAAAAACAATATAGATATATATGAAGCGTCAACTCCAATGGTTATTTATTTTCTAACTGAACTGTTCCAGTTAGGTTTACAATATGGATCATTAAACAGTCATCGCTCCGCTCTATCGTTGATCCTAGGATCGAGAGTAGGGTCTGATGACCGCATTACTAGGCTTTTCAAAGGTTTCTATAGACTCCGTCCGCCAGCCCCAAAATATGATATAACATGGGATCCAGCcgtagttttagaatttttggcAAATTGGTAtccaaataacaatttaaatttagaatatttgaCTAAAAAGGTCGTCACTTTACTCATGCTAGTGACTGCACACAGAGTACAGACTATCGGAAAAATAAATTTAGATAATataactattaataataatcatcagttaatatcaataaaaatacatgatttaataaaaacgtCACGTCCAGGTTCAGCTCAACCTTATCTAAATATTCCTTTTTATAAAGACCGACCAGAGATATGTCCAGCGAAAACGTTGGTAACATACATCGATAGGACGAAACCtttaagaaataatgaaaaagtcTTATTCATCAGTTTTAAGAAACCACATAAATCAGTATCTACAAATACTATTAGTCGGTGGATAAAAGACACGCTATCAGTTAGCGGAGTTGACACTTCTATATTTTCTGCTCATTCCGTTAGACATGCAGCAACCTCTGCAGCTTATAGAAaaggtatcaatattgatacAATACGAAATACAGCAGGCTGGAATGGCAACTCCAGGGTATTTGCCAGATTTTATCATAGAGATATTCAGTGTAATCAATCTAATCAGTTTGCTCTATCAATCCTTAATACCGAAGCTGATTGA